Below is a window of Desulfuromonadaceae bacterium DNA.
CGCGGATTGGCACCAGTGCCCTGCGCCGCAAGGCGCAGTTGCTGCACATCCGTCCCGATCTGGCGATGGTCGATATTCGCGGCAATGTCGAGACGCGGATGCGCAAGTTGACCGAAGATAATCTCGATGCGGTGATTCTGGCGGCGGCCGGGATGCACCGCCTCGGATTCTCGGGGCAGATCGGTGAATATCTGCCGGTGGACGTGTCGATCCCCGCCATTGGTCAGGGGGCGTTGGGGATTGAATCACGGATTGATGACGCCGCGACCAACGCGATGATCGACTTTTTCAACCATCCGGAAACGGATTGGGCGGTGCGCGCCGAACGCGCCTTCCTGAAGCGTCTGCAGGGCGGTTGTCAGGTGCCGATTGCCTGTCATGGTACCGTTGACGGAGATTCCCTGACGTTGACCGGTTTTGTTTCCGATTGCGAGGGGGTACGTTGTTTGAAGAAGGTCGCCTGCAGCCCGGTTGCTGCTGCGGAGAAACTGGGCACGTCGCTGGCCGATGACCTGCTGATTCAGGGCGCGGGGGCGATCCTTAACGAAGTTTACGCACACGAGACATTCAACGTCGACAAGGAAGACGTCTGATTTTAGTAATGCGCGATGGATGCGGTTAGTTTTCACCACGAAGAGCACGAAGGCCACGAAGAAAAACAGGAACTGTTCAGTACGCCAGGAAAAACTTTTGTAACTGTTCAGCTCTTTTGTAGGAGCGGCTTTAGCCGCGAACCATCGCGCCTGAAGGCGACTCCTGCAACGTCATTCCGGCAGGGGTTTAGCCGGAATCCAGGGTTTTGAGGGTTGAAAGTCTAGATCCCCGA
It encodes the following:
- the hemC gene encoding hydroxymethylbilane synthase translates to MSKKLLRIGTRASQLALWQANWVRSELEKRYPDLEVTLTKIKTKGDKILNVPLAMVGGKGLFVKEIEEAMLRGEIDIAVHSMKDVPTYFPAGLALRCITEREDCRDIVILRPGVASWRDLPQGARIGTSALRRKAQLLHIRPDLAMVDIRGNVETRMRKLTEDNLDAVILAAAGMHRLGFSGQIGEYLPVDVSIPAIGQGALGIESRIDDAATNAMIDFFNHPETDWAVRAERAFLKRLQGGCQVPIACHGTVDGDSLTLTGFVSDCEGVRCLKKVACSPVAAAEKLGTSLADDLLIQGAGAILNEVYAHETFNVDKEDV